The Flavobacterium sp. CBA20B-1 genome includes the window ACACGGAGATTTTTAGGCTAATTTTTTTATTATAACAATCGATTTTTTCTCTAAATACTAGGCAAATATAATTTATTTTGAAAATTACCCAATAGTTTAAAAATAGAATTTAGAATCAAGTTTGATAAGTTGATATATTTTATTAAAAAAGTGTTTATTTTAATGAATCTGATTGTATATTTGTTGAAATATAAATTAATTTATGAAAAACATATACTTTCTTTTTTTGTTGTTATTTTCTAGTGTGTGCTTTGGTCAATACTATGAACAACATTATATAGCCCCAGCTCCTTGGCAATATTGGAACAATGCTAACGAAATAGTTATAGGAACTATAGAACCCAATGTAAATGTAGTAGTACAAGTTAGTAAGAGTGATGGTACTTTGGTTACTACTTTGAATGTCACTGAAAACAATCCAGTTTCGTACATATTTACGGGTGCTTTCACAACTACACCTAAAAACAATTTGAATATTATCGAAAACGATAAAGGTTTAATCATAGAGGCCACACATCCAGTAATGGTAAATGTTAGGAATATTGCTTCAGATGCAGTTGGAAGTACTGTGGCTAACATAAAAGGAAATGCATCATTAGTAAGTTTTGGTTCGGAAGGATTAGGTTTGGAATTCAGGGTAGGGTACTATCGAAATTCTGTTCAAGGTTTAAATATGGGAGCTCCTGTATATTCGGTTATGGCAACAGAAGATAATACATTGGTTTATTTACCTGCGAGCACTATTTCATTGAATAAAGGACAAAGCTATTTGTTTAACGCGCCTATGGGATCTTTAATAACTGCAGATAAGCCCATTGTTATGAATACAGGAAATTATGGCGATACTCCGCAAATTTGTGGAGCAGCTGGTCAAGATGGCGAAGATGGAACATTTGATCAAATTGCACCTATTCAATCATTAGGAACAAAGTATATGGTGGTGCGTGGAGAAGGAAGCGTACCAACAATCGCTCAGTCTCAACAAGGTTTTGGTTCGGAACAAACTACGATTGTTGCTTCAAAAAACAATACTATAATTACCATTCAAAATTTCAATGCAAACGGAACTGTAGCCGGTGCACCATTATCAATGTTTTTAAACGCTGGTGATTCCTATACTTTTTACCATGGAAATGGATTAGATTTGTTATCATCATCAATGATTACTTCTGATCAACCTATAATTGTTTATTCAGGAACAGCTGTTGATTGCGAAACCGATATTTCAACTGTTTTGCCTATTGGAGGTTGTTCAGGATCGTTGAATATTCAAACCAAAAAGTTTATAGACTATAATAATGGAAACTTACCCTACTATGGATTTTGCATTATTGAAAGTAATACGGTGCCGGTTTTTGTGAACGGACAAAATATCGAAGTGCTTACCGGAAATTTAAGAGTACCTATTGGAACAACCGGTTTTTATCTCATTACTTTTGATAATATACAAATAAATAATCCAGCCAATCTAATTATCACCTCAACGTTGCCATTAACCTCAAGTTTGGTGCAGCAAGGTGGAGGCTTTTCCATGTCGGCATTTTTCTCCTCTTTTGGTGAAGCTGCTGATCCTCCCGTGTTCGCAAGAAGAAATAGTGACTGCAGTGTAACATTAGAAGCCGAGGATGGTTACAGTCAATATGTATGGTATAAAGATGAAATAAATTATCAAACAACTACTAATAACACCCTTCGAGTTACTGAATCGGGGAGTTATTCTGTTCAAGTGATGCGCGACTGCGGATTATCAAATGTATCTGTACCCTTAGATGTAGAAATTGAACCATGTTCAGATCTGGAAGTAGTAAAAGAACGCACGTATCAAAAAGATTTGGATGTAACTTTCACAATAACCGTTACAAACCGAAATCCGCATTTTACTGAACCCAACGCCATTGCCACCGATATACTGCCGCAAGGCTTAGTGTATGTTAATTCCACTACAACTAAAGGTGTTTATAACAATACCTCAGGTATTTGGAATATAGGTTCATTAGCGCCCAATGAATCACAAACTTTAGTAATAGATTGCACCATTGGATCTTCGGGTGATTATGTAAATACTGCAACAGTTGCTGGTGATTTTGAAGATACAAATACTAAAAATAATAAAGATACAGCAACAGTAGAAGCATTAGTTGCAGATCTTGATGCAGTTAAAGATGATTTTAGAGAACTTTATATTCCAAACGATTATTTAGAATATTCAATAAAAGTAACCAATAAAGGACCTCAACGAGCATTAAATGTACTTGTGAAAGATGAAATGCCACATGCCACAACGGAGATGAGTTGGAGTGGAAATGGCAAATCAGGTACCGGTGATTTGATAGATACAATTAATGCTTTAAACCCTAATGAGGTAGTAGAGTATAAAGTTCGTTTAAGAGTACCCGCAGATCATAAAGGTGTTTTTACAAACAGCGTAGATGTTAGTTCTGAGTATGTAGTTGATCCAAACCCGGTATGTACTAGATGTTCGGATACAGATCTTCCCGAATTTAATATTCCTCGTGGAATTTCTCCTAATGGCGATGGGGATAATGATTACCTAGATTTGTCGTACTTCTTTGTGAGTAGAATTGTTATCTTTAATAGATATGGGCAAGAAGTATATTCTAAAAATAATTATACGAATGAATGGTATGGTCAAGACAACAATAATAGAATATTACCATCAGGCACCTATTTTTATACTGCATATATTCTGAATAATCCCTACAAAACAGGCTATATAGAAGTTATCAGAGAGGTGAAGTAAAAAAATCATCATTAAAAAAAGTCGTTTCATGTCTATTCTGAAACGACTTTTTTTTTGGATTAAATTTTCACAAATTTTTGTGTAATATTTATTTTAGTACTTTCATCTTCTTGTTTAAGATTTAAGTGTAATTTATTTTGTTCAAGCAATAAAATTTGAAAAGTTTGAGGAGCACCATCTGCGGTAATTGTAAGGGTGTTTCCATTTTTTTGATACGTTCCTGTACCTTGTTGTTCTCTTTCTTCTGTTTGAGCAGTTGCTGGCGTGTACATATAATATGTAACGTTGTTATCTGCTTTAAAATCATACTGAACAATAATTCCGCTGTCTTTTGTGAGTATATCTTTTTCGTCAAAAACAACATTTCCTTCCATTTCAAGTTTCATATCCATGGCTTGCAAATCCCACTTTCCAACTAACTGGTTTGTAGGTTGAGGTTCTGGTGTTGCTGTATGATCGTCGCTAGAACATGCCGTTAAACCAAATACGCTTATTGTGGCAATTGATAAAAAAGTATAAATTTTTTTTATAATTTATTTTTTAAGTCTTAGATTAAAATAATGGATGCAAAACTATCAAAAAATACCTAGATAAAAAAATCCACCTTTAGCGGGTGGATTTTACATATCTGTGTCAGTTAATTAAAACTGTTCTCTTCCTGCAAAGTGGAAAGCAGCTTCAATTTCTGCATTTTCGTCAGAATCT containing:
- a CDS encoding gliding motility-associated C-terminal domain-containing protein, which codes for MKNIYFLFLLLFSSVCFGQYYEQHYIAPAPWQYWNNANEIVIGTIEPNVNVVVQVSKSDGTLVTTLNVTENNPVSYIFTGAFTTTPKNNLNIIENDKGLIIEATHPVMVNVRNIASDAVGSTVANIKGNASLVSFGSEGLGLEFRVGYYRNSVQGLNMGAPVYSVMATEDNTLVYLPASTISLNKGQSYLFNAPMGSLITADKPIVMNTGNYGDTPQICGAAGQDGEDGTFDQIAPIQSLGTKYMVVRGEGSVPTIAQSQQGFGSEQTTIVASKNNTIITIQNFNANGTVAGAPLSMFLNAGDSYTFYHGNGLDLLSSSMITSDQPIIVYSGTAVDCETDISTVLPIGGCSGSLNIQTKKFIDYNNGNLPYYGFCIIESNTVPVFVNGQNIEVLTGNLRVPIGTTGFYLITFDNIQINNPANLIITSTLPLTSSLVQQGGGFSMSAFFSSFGEAADPPVFARRNSDCSVTLEAEDGYSQYVWYKDEINYQTTTNNTLRVTESGSYSVQVMRDCGLSNVSVPLDVEIEPCSDLEVVKERTYQKDLDVTFTITVTNRNPHFTEPNAIATDILPQGLVYVNSTTTKGVYNNTSGIWNIGSLAPNESQTLVIDCTIGSSGDYVNTATVAGDFEDTNTKNNKDTATVEALVADLDAVKDDFRELYIPNDYLEYSIKVTNKGPQRALNVLVKDEMPHATTEMSWSGNGKSGTGDLIDTINALNPNEVVEYKVRLRVPADHKGVFTNSVDVSSEYVVDPNPVCTRCSDTDLPEFNIPRGISPNGDGDNDYLDLSYFFVSRIVIFNRYGQEVYSKNNYTNEWYGQDNNNRILPSGTYFYTAYILNNPYKTGYIEVIREVK
- a CDS encoding lipocalin family protein, which encodes MIKKIYTFLSIATISVFGLTACSSDDHTATPEPQPTNQLVGKWDLQAMDMKLEMEGNVVFDEKDILTKDSGIIVQYDFKADNNVTYYMYTPATAQTEEREQQGTGTYQKNGNTLTITADGAPQTFQILLLEQNKLHLNLKQEDESTKINITQKFVKI